The Pedococcus aerophilus nucleotide sequence TGCGCGGCCGGGTCCGGCTTGCCGGACGGCTTCGGCGCGTGGGTGCGCTCGGTCGTGACGACGGACAGGCGGCTGTTGACGGGCTTGGTGTTCTTCGGGGCGCTGGGCGTCCCGGCGAGCGACCCGTCGATGGACAGGTCGAAGTTGTCGGTCTCGCGGTTCTGGGCAATGGCAGCCATGGAATTCGCTCCTAGAGGTCGATCTCGCAGGCGCCGGCAGCTGCCGACACGCAGGTCTGGATGCGGACGTCGTCGTCCGGGGTGGCCACGGTGAGCTCGCCGTTGCGCAGGTCGCGCACGGCTCCCTCACGCAGCGGGAGCACGCAGCCGAAGCAGATGCCCATGCGGCACCCGGACGGCATGAGGACGCCGGCTTCCTCGCCGGCGTCGAGGATCGGGGTGGCGCCGTCGGACTCGATGACGGTGCCGTTCTTGCGGAAGGTGACCGTGCCACCCTCGCCCTCGGAGACGATCACGGGGCGGAAGCGCTCGGTGTGGATGCGGTCGGCGAGGCCGGCCTCGGCCCAGTGGGCCTCCATCGCGTCGAGCATGCCGGTCGGGCCGCAGCACCAGGTCTCGCGCTCGCGCCAGTCCGGCACGATGCGGTCGAGGTCGTCGGGGCTCAGCAGGCCGTCGGTGTCGGTGTGCAGCTCGACGAGGGTCAGCGACTCGGCGGACGCCCACGCGCGCAGCTCGTCACCGAAGATGACGTCGTCGCGGGTGGGGGCCGAGTGGACCATGACCGCGTCCGGAAGCTCGGTGAGGTGGTTGCGCAGCATGCCCATCACGGGGGTGATGCCGCTGCCGGCGGTGAGGAACAGCGCGTTGCGGGGAGCCGGGGCGGGGAGGGTGAACTCACCGGTCGCCTGGTCGAGGTGGATCAGCGTCCCCGGCGTCAGCTCGCGCACGACGTGGTTGCTGACCTTGCCGCCGTCGATCGCCTTGACCGTGATCGCCACGGCGCCGTCGGGGTCACCGATGAGCGAGGTGAG carries:
- a CDS encoding ferredoxin reductase produces the protein MTAVLPPRTAQGAPPRRSLRDTLSRVAQAVTTPVVPAEYLDLIAPMRSGADLRGRVLSVTAETRDAATVRIKPGRGWKGHVPGQYIRIGVDVNGVRNWRAYSLTSLIGDPDGAVAITVKAIDGGKVSNHVVRELTPGTLIHLDQATGEFTLPAPAPRNALFLTAGSGITPVMGMLRNHLTELPDAVMVHSAPTRDDVIFGDELRAWASAESLTLVELHTDTDGLLSPDDLDRIVPDWRERETWCCGPTGMLDAMEAHWAEAGLADRIHTERFRPVIVSEGEGGTVTFRKNGTVIESDGATPILDAGEEAGVLMPSGCRMGICFGCVLPLREGAVRDLRNGELTVATPDDDVRIQTCVSAAAGACEIDL